Genomic DNA from bacterium:
GGAGCACTTCCGCGACCTTCGGACTCTTGCGCATGTACGGCGGAAGGATCTGGCTGCTGAAGCGATGATCGTCGCGGCGATCGTGGACGCGTGGCGCTTCCACCTCCATCGTTCCCGCGCCCGTTGTGATCTGGCGCGGCCCAGCGGTCCCGTTGCGCACGACCAGGGC
This window encodes:
- a CDS encoding IS256 family transposase, with amino-acid sequence MLRVVENEQNGNPEARMSLDEIAHEGARRMLSIALQAEVAEYVEAAAGQRDEDGHALVVRNGTAGPRQITTGAGTMEVEAPRVHDRRDDHRFSSQILPPYMRKSPKVAEVL